TCGACGGCACCTTTCCTGCTCGTTTAAACAAGAGAGCAAGCCAATAGCCACCATTGCTTGTCGTCCGGCAACGACTACAGCCTCGACGAAACAGACTCAGGTCTTTGATCTCTCTCCCGACATGGTTCAGGAGCTTTTTGAAAACTACGTTCATTACGTTCTTGACAGGCCTCATAGCTTGTTTCACCTACCCACCCTACGGACTCAAGTGCGCGATTCGAGCTTGAAACGCGGGCTGCTCTGCGCGATTCTGGCTTTTGGCTGCCGTTTTCATCCACAAGAAAGACTACGTTCCATGGAATCCTCCCTTTTTGCTGAATCAAAGGCTTTCCTACATTCTGACGTGGGAAACGTCTGCCTAGAAAATATCCAGACCTGCGTTCTTCTCGCCAACCTCTCATCTTCGACCATGGAATCAAAGTCCGAGGCCCTCTATATCAGCATTGGCATACGGATGGCTGAACTTCTCGGGTTTGACACTCCGAACCCCGAAGACTCCCCGATTTTGCGTGAAACCAAACGCAGAGTGTGGTGGACATTGTACATGGCCGACCGATGGTGCTCTGCGGGATGGAACTTGCGGAGGGCCATAGGAGACTTTGATCAGGCCTTGGGTCTACCAATCGATGAATGTGTCTTTCACCGCCTCGATGGTGATCCAGCTGACTCTGATCTCGCCCGCCAGGCAACCCCGGGTCTGTGGGCATACAATATTATGCTGGCAGAACAGTTTGGGCCAATTCATGATTTAAATAAGCAGTTGGTTCAGGGTGAGCTCACCGACGACTTTGTTGAACAACGTGTCGCAATACTTGCAGAGAACCTTCGCCTCTGGCAAGCCGGGCTTCCAGACGACAAAAGAATGAGTGATGAGAATGTCCACTGTCACGCCAGGAAAGGACTTGGAGGTCCCTTTATGGCCCTTCATACTGGATTTCATCATTACTCAACTCTCCTGTTCTTTCAGTTCCTCGACATTGACCGACCGCAAACCAACAAGTCAAAAGAGTATGCGGAGCTTTGCAAGCAGCATGCTGCCTCTCAGAGTCGACTCATTAAACTATCAAGAGAAATTCCAGATTGCGAGATAATCTACGGAGCAGTGGGGTACGGGGCAGTCGTCTCCTCGGCCGTCTTGCTTCATATGCTTATGTTTGGCGATGGACATGATGCCGCTGAGATTCGAACAATGTTGCAGTCAAATTTCGAAGCCATTACAGAGCTTGAAAGATACTGGCCATCTCTATCAAACTCGGTAAGCGAGGACTCCACGGTGCTTGATTGTCAACTTACAAGTCCTCGAGAAAAAGCGCCTACACATCTTCCAGGAGACCTGCCTAAAGCCTTGCGAGTTGCAAACGTACAAACTCGACAAGTGGATGGTCAGGTTCCTCCTAGAGCATCACCTTCCCCTGGAGGACCCTGGCTTAGAAGCCGCATCAACCGGGGCACGTCTTGTATAACAAAGGGCCGACAGGGACTTGACGAATCGTAATACATTAATAGCGCTGGTAACAGCCAAAGACCTATATAACTACGGAACCCGATGGCTGGGGACACATAGGGTCTTTGCGGGTGCCCAGTGGGACTTTTGGCGAATAACGGCATCGGGTGCGACCACGACAGCCGTTCGCTTCGTGTTGAGCTTATCCAGCACTGGCTGAGTCTGGAAGCTACTTTTTGTATGGTTAGAGGGTGTTGCAAGGCGGTCGTTCAACTGTAAACAAGGCTGAACTCTCTTCAACTTAGCAATTCCTTTCAATCTAGAGGAGACTGTCTGCCCCTGTTGCACCCAATCTGACGCGGAGGAAGGTTGGCATACCTGTCTAACTTTGAGCTAAACAAGCCAGCACCTTCAAGCCTTGCTCAGGAAAATCTCTGAAAGGATTTGTCTCTTCTGACTGCCCCTCATCCCATTAGATCACCCCATTTTAATCGATGCCATCACTACCCTGCATTCGTGGAGTCAAGCCCTCTCTGTAGTGAAGACCATCCAAGCAGGGGTCGGAGAAATAGCCAATGAAACGAAAACCCGCCCCGACACTCCGCTGCTTTCCACATGGGGCAAGCAAGCACACCAGGTGACTATCGGATCATATTCTCGGTGCTATACTCATCCGACTTGGTGTTGGGCCTCCTTCAGAAGCCAATCATTGGGTAGCTAACCCTGGCTTGTCTCGGTATGTGATGTTGAGAACCAAGCCGGAGAGCACGACTCTCGGGCCAGCTTTGTGCGAAGTGGCCGAACAATGTTTGCAATCTGACAGCAAGCAGTACGCGTATACGCTCGATCGAAGGGACTTTCCCCACGCTCCCGAGATCCTGGGGTCCGGGGGCGGGAGCGGGGgcgggagctggagccgggGAATGAATTGGCATCTCTAATCCCGTCAAGTGTGTTGCTGCAAGTTCTCTACGTGTACTCGAGTTACCGTGTATGAAAGGAATGCCTTCTGCATGCACAATACTGACCAACACATTGAAAACATACGCTCTCACCTACTTCACTTCAAACTGGAGCTGCAAGTCATGAGGCACGACAATGAAGTTCCTCGCCATTCTTGCAATCGTTGCAGCCTGTGACACAGGCCCAGCAGTGCTCAATCTCCCAAAAAGCCCGCCGGGTTGAAGTGCCCTTCTTGACCCTGCTCCCGTTGGATTCTCGTTTGCTTCCCCATCCTGACCACATTGATCAACCTGGATGAGCTGACTGTCTGCGTAGCTTTGATTATGGCTTTGCAGAGTACCTCCAGAACATGAGCCTCATACTCAAGTGCATGGGAAACCTGAAGAGCGTTTTCGGAGTATGGCCTGATGTTCGCTTGGAGGCGGGAGAAGAGTCAGTTGCAGGGTTTCAATCAGATCGAGGAACTTCCGCTGACTGTGAAAATATTGACTGGGGTGATTACAAACCAGACCTGGACGAATATCTTTACTACTATGAAATTGAACCGGGCTTCTTTGACAGACGCTTTTACTACGGAAGGCGTCATCTCAAAGCAGTCGCCAAGTATCCTGGTCTCTCTGTGTTTGGTAAATACTACTTGCGACAACCTCATTGCATCTAACAGTCGACGCATTAAGTGCCAGGGCTAAACCGAGACAGCGACAATCTAACCAACACCATCCTTGCTGCCAAAGACATCGCACGATACATACCATCTGTGAAGGCCGTGGAACTAGGCAACGAGCCAGTGAGTCCATCTACCCCTTTCTGAGGGGTGAATTCCTCTGACCCGACTGTGCAGGATAGTAAGAGTTGATTGACAACGGCCGCCCGAACAAATGCTGATCATTTCCAAGTTTACCCATACACCGGACCAGGCGGCAAGCCTCACGCTGTCGTTACGAATGCTGGATTTGATGCCACGACCTGGACGCCAGAGGCAGAGGCCTCTTCCGAGTCCAAGTGGAATCTAGCCGTCGGCCGCAGTGTGGGAAAACCCTTTATCCAAGCTGGCGGGTACTATCTCCAAACGTCTGGGGTGGAGCGCCAAGTCTCCTTACATATCTCAAGCCGGCCGCCAAGAGCTATGTCAAGTTCTTCTCTCATCACAACTATCCACAGACCGTCTCTGACCGTGCGACCAGTGGTCTATCACGACCTGACCTGAAGTCATTCATGTCCCATGCCAATGTCTCTAGCAACATTGGACAGTACCAAGCGGATGCCGCATTTTCGACATCCCAGGGCATTCAATACGTCCTAGGAGAGACCAACTCTGGTGAGCCACAACTACAACCTCTACCTTCCGTGTCCTGACTGTCGGTAATATCTGGAGGCGGTGATCCAGAGATTTCTCCCACCTTCGGGGCAGGGCTCTGGGTTCTCGACTACTCCCTCCGTGCCGCAAGCACCAATATCTCCAGGAATATCTCCAGGCTCAACTTTCATTTCCAGGGGATTAACAGCGTGTCGTATTACGCCTGGTGGGACCTTGTTGGTGTCAAACCCGCTTCCTACGGTGCTTTGCTGGCGACTGAGGCAATGGCTGGCGGGGACCGTATAGCGGCCTTGGACAACGGAACAACCAGCTATGCTGTCTACGCCATATACTCCAAGGGAACACCGAAGTTCATGGTCTTGATCAACACTGATATCTACactggagatgaagaaaggCAGACCAGAGAGTTTGTTATCTCAGGCCTGACGAAGAACAGCCTATTCGCGAAGCGGCTGACGGCCCAGAGCGCTTTGGCACGACAGGAGCATGGAGATTTACCGACATTTGGAGGCCAGTCTATCTCTGATACAACTTGTAAACTGGAAGGCTTGGCGAGGAAAGAAGAAGTAAAGGTTCGCTCGGGGACCGCCAGCTTTGTTCTGTCAGTCTCGGAA
This genomic interval from Fusarium keratoplasticum isolate Fu6.1 chromosome 9, whole genome shotgun sequence contains the following:
- a CDS encoding Fungal-trans domain-containing protein; amino-acid sequence: MESKSEALYISIGIRMAELLGFDTPNPEDSPILRETKRRVWWTLYMADRWCSAGWNLRRAIGDFDQALGLPIDECVFHRLDGDPADSDLARQATPGLWAYNIMLAEQFGPIHDLNKQLVQGELTDDFVEQRVAILAENLRLWQAGLPDDKRMSDENVHCHARKGLGGPFMALHTGFHHYSTLLFFQFLDIDRPQTNKSKEYAELCKQHAASQSRLIKLSREIPDCEIIYGAVGYGAVVSSAVLLHMLMFGDGHDAAEIRTMLQSNFEAITELERYWPSLSNSKKRLHIFQETCLKPCELQTYKLDKWMVRFLLEHHLPLEDPGLEAASTGARLV